A DNA window from Hevea brasiliensis isolate MT/VB/25A 57/8 chromosome 2, ASM3005281v1, whole genome shotgun sequence contains the following coding sequences:
- the LOC110652556 gene encoding uncharacterized protein LOC110652556, whose product MADLLRLVTGTQTQSAQKSPLKKLRKYGAVDFKGMKEDDLTAAELWLERIERVLQQLHCTPDQSVECVVSLLKEDAYQWWDTVSHAVQQDQLTWQFFLVEFRKKYVSNVYLEAKRREFNDMRQRQLTVSEYEREFVTLSRYGREIVSTKANRCKRFEEGLNDNSKLHIIALRITDFSQMVEVALNVERVRISEQNPRDRQRKRESRPRQSSMRTSISKKSKG is encoded by the coding sequence ATGGCTGATCTACTTAGGCTTGTGACGGGGACTCAGACACAGTCTGCACAAAAATCCCCTTTGAAGAAGCTCCGTAAgtatggggcagtggatttcaaGGGAATGAAAGAGGATGATCTTACCGCTGCTGAACTTTGGTTAGAAAGGATAGAGAGGGTCCTTCAGCAGCTACATTGTACCCCTGACCAGAGTGTGGAGTGTGTTGTGTCTCTGCTCAAGgaggatgcctaccaatggtgggatactgtgtcacACGCAGTTCAGCAAgatcagttgacatggcaattcTTCTTAGttgagtttaggaagaaatacgTTAGCAATGTTTACCTTGAGGCAAAAAGGAGGGAGTTTAATGatatgagacagaggcaattaacagtatctgaatatgaaagagagttTGTAACGTTGAGTAGATATGGTAGAGAAATAGTTTCCACTAAAGCTAatagatgtaaaaggtttgaagaGGGTTTAAATGACAATAGCAAGTTGCATATCATAGCCTTGAGGATCACAGATTTTTCCCAGATGGTAGAGGTTGCATTAAATGTAGAGAGGGTTAGAATTAGTGAGCAGAACCCTAGAGACAGGCAACGTAAGAGAGAATCTAGACCAAGACAATCTAGCATGCGAACTTCTATTAGTAAGAAGTCCAAGGGTTAA